The following are from one region of the Mycolicibacterium diernhoferi genome:
- a CDS encoding hydrogenase maturation protease has translation MNGDALVIGIGNDFRGDDGVGLAVAAALADHRTAGVRVITTAGDPTTVIDAWRGVGLVIVVDAALGDVAVSGRLRRWVPAEPAGPAEVSSHGLGLLQAYALGEALGNLPDRLVVFTVDIAEAALGIGLSPPVAAAVPRCVSAVLTEVRARPGRDRTETVDR, from the coding sequence GTGAACGGCGACGCGCTCGTGATCGGCATCGGCAACGATTTCCGGGGCGACGACGGGGTCGGGCTCGCGGTGGCCGCCGCGCTCGCGGACCACCGGACGGCGGGTGTGCGGGTGATCACCACCGCCGGTGATCCCACCACCGTCATCGATGCGTGGCGCGGGGTAGGGCTCGTCATCGTGGTGGATGCGGCACTGGGTGACGTCGCGGTCTCCGGGCGGCTTCGGCGCTGGGTGCCGGCGGAGCCGGCCGGACCGGCCGAGGTCAGCTCGCACGGATTGGGCCTGCTTCAGGCGTACGCGCTGGGCGAGGCGCTGGGCAACCTCCCGGACCGGCTGGTCGTGTTCACCGTGGACATCGCCGAGGCCGCTCTCGGCATCGGGCTCAGCCCGCCGGTCGCCGCGGCGGTGCCCCGTTGCGTGTCCGCCGTGCTCACCGAGGTTCGTGCACGTCCGGGTCGGGACCGAACCGAAACCGTCGACCGGTGA
- a CDS encoding pyridoxamine 5'-phosphate oxidase family protein has protein sequence MKTKDESVDILSLAECWGLLGSLTLGRLITSVGGNPDIFPVNYAVQNRTVLFRTAHGTKLVSAAINHQVLFEADDHGLSQGWSVIVRGVARMLRTDEEIAVAEKAQVLPWTATPRQHYVRILPVQVTGRRFRFGPDPDVHEPR, from the coding sequence ATGAAGACCAAGGACGAGTCGGTCGACATTCTGTCTCTGGCAGAGTGCTGGGGTCTGCTCGGCAGCCTGACGCTTGGCCGGTTGATCACCAGCGTCGGCGGCAACCCCGATATCTTCCCGGTCAACTACGCCGTGCAGAACCGCACGGTGCTGTTCCGCACGGCCCACGGCACCAAACTGGTCAGCGCCGCGATCAACCATCAGGTGCTGTTCGAAGCCGACGATCACGGCTTGTCGCAGGGGTGGAGTGTGATCGTCAGAGGCGTCGCCCGAATGCTTCGCACCGATGAGGAGATAGCGGTCGCCGAGAAGGCCCAGGTCCTGCCGTGGACGGCGACGCCCAGGCAGCACTACGTCCGGATCTTGCCGGTCCAGGTCACCGGTCGACGGTTTCGGTTCGGTCCCGACCCGGACGTGCACGAACCTCGGTGA